A part of Periophthalmus magnuspinnatus isolate fPerMag1 chromosome 14, fPerMag1.2.pri, whole genome shotgun sequence genomic DNA contains:
- the tbl2 gene encoding transducin beta-like protein 2 — translation MEAAALGALTLLLGALVLLVLLAVSKRKETEPAAGLAVPQESSAVKPSAVKKPKQEKQQRRSKDKNTQHTFSHPLLAATLKAHNGNVTCLDFSSNGKYLASCADDRTVRIWSTKDFMEREHKCLRANVELDHAVLVRFSPDSRAFITWLANGDTIRIFKMVKKEDGTLNFKAAAEDFPQKHKASIINIGIAETGKFIMSASADTTIHIWDLKGDILATLNTNQVTNSYAAVSPCGRFVASCGFTPDVKVWEVCFGKGGEFREVIRAFDLKGHSAGVHAFAFSNNSDRMATVSKDGTWKLWNTHVEYRKQQDPYLLKTVPCSSSEGSRVALSPDGRVLAVSHGSDVCLYNCESGDLEERLSAVHSSPLTDLHFDTTGLFLACSGDRAIRVLHNAPGHRAAISHLRTLLKKAQSEAMRDRLTQQVEEAERALDTLLSHAHTQPLS, via the exons ATGGAGGCGGCTGCTCTGGGGGCCCTCACTCTGCTGCTGGGAGCGCTGGTTCTGCTGGTGCTGTTAGCAGTGAGCAAAAGGAAGGAAACGGAGCCGGCCGCGGGATTGGCCG TTCCACAGGAGAGCAGTGCAGTGAAGCCCTCTGCGGTGAAGAAGCCTAAGCAAGAGAAACAGCAGCGGAGGAGCAAAGACAAGAACACCCAGCACACTTTCTCCCACCCTCTGTTGGCTGCCACGCTCAAG GCCCACAATGGGAATGTGACCTGTCTGGACTTCAGCAGTAATGGGAAGTACCTGGCCTCCTGTGCAGATGACCGCACTGTGCGCATCTGGTCTACCAAGGACTTCATGGAGAGAGAACACAAGTGTCTGAGGGCCAACGTGGAACTGGACCATGCTGTGCTGGTCCGGTTCAGCCCagactccag AGCCTTTATCACATGGCTGGCTAATGGAGACACCATCAGGATCTTCAAAATGGTGAAGAAGGAGGACGGGACGTTGAACTTTAAGGCCGCTGCGGAGGACTTCCCTCAGAAACACAAGGCCAGCATCATCAACATTGGCATTGCAGAGACTG GTAAATTCATCATGAGTGCCTCAGCAGACACCACCATCCACATCTGGGACCTGAAGGGGGACATCCTGGCCACACTCAACACCAACCAGGTCACCAACTCCTATGCTGCTGTGTCACCCTGTGGCAG GTTTGTAGCATCCTGCGGCTTCACTCCGGATGTGAAGGTGTGGGAGGTGTGCTtcggaaaaggaggagagttcCGAGAGGTGATCCGAGCATTCGATCTAAAGGGACATTCTGCGGGGGTCCACGCCTTTGCCTTCTCCAACAACTCCGACAG GATGGCCACAGTGTCCAAAGATGGGACGTGGAAGCTGTGGAACACACACGTGGAGTACCGCAAGCAGCAGGACCCTTACCTCCTCAAGACTgtgccctgctcctcctctgaggGCAGCCGGGTGGCACTGTCCCCTGATGGGCGTGTGCTCGCCGTTAGTCATGGTAGCGATGTTTGCCTGTACAACTGTGAGAGTGGAGACCTGGAGGAGAGGCTGAGCGCTGTGCATTCCTCTCCTCTGACCGATCTGCACTTCGACACCACTGGGCTGTTCCTGGCCTGCAGTGGGGACAGGGCCATCCGCGTGCTGCACAACGCACCCGGGCACCGTGCTGCCATCTCACACCTCCGCACGCTATTAAAGAAGGCCCAGAGCGAGGCCATGAGGGACAGACTCACCCAGCAGGTGGAGGAGGCCGAGCGGGCTCTGGACACACTGctgtcacacgcacacacgcagcCACTGTCATAG